From Drosophila subpulchrella strain 33 F10 #4 breed RU33 unplaced genomic scaffold, RU_Dsub_v1.1 Primary Assembly Seq354, whole genome shotgun sequence, the proteins below share one genomic window:
- the LOC119561085 gene encoding ectopic P granules protein 5 homolog, giving the protein MATLVKPKKQKSKGSRHTGQIQKEEEEHAELSTSEEQRPADNVSLLEEFERVAALASSSSAEAIISHECCISSDVRELPEEPESREEPESQEEPSPETDAQPSAPSAPPSTTVHIVQYPNLQPMQLSNARVEEQSAKIVYRQAESPTGFALARSHIRPLTTEQLRQIYDCPDLELAKQFELEFLMNSLLESSESDPLYAALMEYYELQGKITSNLHDVEKLRKGCTDSQKQIWVRQPVTRTFSGTCGDGNVVQESVTYDQIKVDPIKLEVAQTALTGLYDLVCHTYTNNLITAKITKVKVDQIINDLLTYPNGDGQSAILLHPSQSGQALECVSQLRRAISILFSFVRRPSPNANFDKDLKEWLRKLIALQLLLATKEDHWFLLFNILRCPNGVGSWAAQFLQLPGTQNVGRGAQQNELPLDLNSPELNHCMAVLQILLMPVKKRNEYLTSQAQAHRELTEAAGATDRWIVVDSDGEDSHTPAGECIGLKESDLIALLNQLPFEKIFTSAMRIEKFLNDYILEPDMITAQQMLAVVVFFSQLVKSMGEGLLTYNNERYKQLAKRLGRLVRHTLQYVFDYHELFINNNLCKSPDMFERIQVELQALLVRACGYIYRTRNLGTWQYFSTLPFGTLDAEVIWHLFYYLNVGFPTDLENDLVSNAEAAFQSEDFWRKFDLANADVAPEDMYYLLQTFFEMANDRNRSKDGSLVKAICLHIFHIGYIHKTTREICYKTARDMLANLMDEDLLGCLLVQLKMRYGEVDQAAYLFKALPLENWHPSMDSFEVLSNWLLHFDYQSSESHLARLIISHLNWGLDIEGRLFLPHNIHVRMAHLVNEALNKYAPEVIGASGISESVRQVSSLIDSTQSSREQFTNWCWRMVSVLRLHLMDQGVESVKRTLQHPTEPLLFIPELERMEMIFQGVNENRPLALYVGMLVSLHGHSIPIICQHGFNLLQQLLLDHRHAATIRCLELIVPLFLETPETLANCESFQRLLITLLNADRTYLKLAKDMVYANSIGPILELLDNMLHHQIVSYTNYGLCSPLNLLNIWLNCFTTLPGWSQNSNLLYLLDRMLRISYQFPDCRAQAVEFFYNYYKDCTDWKSPPKGSALKAFFGGQSPSRIPLISPQNCWLNLVLLEIEFRLVDTRIFPELLRQVSAQPMEAALKKTISLSKANAFPASQLVIYKYAQLLASMDSNHALFPIVCQKFFELYLWRVPTENESLNFSHNFGVSDKFYEHNVPLMKSIKSQLKSAESYYSALATKSASDDAMGHFYRSCRTLMQNCALWLEDTQINRFTSDAEHLPAQYNSEKLRELLSGHVNHWTEFLCLPALRKEQRHQADQWGRKVMRLPNQKAPRTPVQPKPRQQPAQHIKSLLNSYEKIVENPIYVRVEPIQTPPIDGSIMTQLKKRLNTFNSTANNYHYKTSELNSLNLNYLESVPALYQMIPYEETRRKECTSLLFKRNCTAPAKITLTPEHIRINEVISRKQTQNRERHDKIVEDLLLAMNVDAFAQAIEEFGVCIGAILVAPMESRVTQIGVQVFYHLVENLDEVTMKFQATHDLYFQVLEKLGVFLQADQAAQGLVVLRLALKRPDLLELLAGVFVPSRTDVEHFLPMYQFLIDSHLKRCDTQTLFVLFSKFDLLGWMEAYQPKLSEINRLLMLVLQGLEAWSQPDSNLLQDQFRRHLVHIFGYDFPQHYGEVMQLVLDRTSDQKLMPVVLLDLLNALFVRANCPELTLEPNEVRLHEIALDFARRQKLFTLKAATDTLLLLSRHFQKERLHHGLHGLYPKHKDYCQPLVLWFTCFGHTLLASAICTYQELLADQISDIVFGSIVETYGPWLIPYTEETVSGVAHWIRQLTPGQSKVLLPWSEQHVSSSKLMIRSFVATVLEVLQYLPSSNKILEHVFAWYVHHFAQPNISGHVLAPIHEGLAQLPWERFLPPAQHIELLYDSLQRFLPESHAMLGHIFIRIDWDNWFAQMPQPVPILSRLFGIFVKIAFEPNIHIHPNTSKILEEAIRYPWHLVEYSELEQLLKWFVASVEPAIALKLPAESNYADRAVLELLRLACAMLPERSAQDAVVLDTAKRMLYTRSMVRMQRACGAKHKKLLATKEGERAFTDAFLELLNSIDRAISSCSEHRTPEEQRREALNLMLELVAPTQTQSQEVSNIHIKALVWWQQRCAPGNLVMCSTLPAIGHLNTYIASIYSLLEASIENYFRTSSDSAPWHAPSWQGLMEALSMSLPKLDLMPIMQGSYFFSLHVFVVYKMEEIATDGDKVTFLQDLSQLLENLKTSPHTEPQMALVWGVIIARGCQIAQSNQLVKKPLHMLARHLQIASTKAEGWGDGLLGVIGLKSEVITNRRKVLTRCLACVIFSLFPANRDLRLPSEEYESALRELSMLLANKKFTDIKPLIVRAVSLLKENTFPDIRAVPHMVCRLISIFYEQSYLTTIPEVWDFEFKLIAT; this is encoded by the exons ATGGCCACGCTAGTGAAGCCCAAAAAGCAG AAAAGCAAAGGGTCTCGCCACACAGGGCAGATCCAAAAAGAGGAAGAAGAACATGCTGAGTTATcaacaagtgaagaacaaagACCTGCGGACAATGTGTCGCTGCTGGAGGAATTCGAGCGAGTGGCGGCCTTGGCTAGCAGTTCCAGTGCCGAGGCCATCATCAGCCACGAGTGCTGCATCTCCAGCGATGTACGGGAATTGCCGGAGGAGCCAGAAAGTCGGGAGGAGCCAGAATCGCAGGAGGAACCCTCTCCCGAGACGGATGCCCAACCCAGTGCCCCAAGTGCCCCGCCCTCGACGACCGTTCACATCGTCCAGTACCCCAATCTGCAGCCCATGCAGCTGTCCAATGCCCGAGTGGAGGAGCAGTCCGCCAAGATTGTGTACCGCCAGGCGGAGTCTCCCACCGGTTTTGCCCTGGCCAGGAGTCACATTAGGCCATTGACTACCGAGCAACTGCGTCAAATCTACGATTGTCCCGACCTGGAGCTGGCCAAACAATTCGAGCTGGAGTTTCTCATGAACTCACTGCTGGAGTCCAGCGAATCGGATCCTCTGTATGCTGCTCTAATGGAATACTACGAGCTGCAGGGCAAGATCACCTCGAATCTGCACGATGTGGAGAAGCTGCGCAAAGGCTGCACGGATTCCCAAAAGCAAATCTGGGTGCGACAGCCAGTAACGCGTACTTTCAGTGGAACCTGCGGGGATGGCAATGTGGTTCAGGAGAGTGTAACCTACGA TCAGATCAAGGTGGACCCTATTAAACTGGAAGTGGCCCAGACGGCATTGACTGGTCTCTACGATCTAGTCTGTCACACTTACACCAACAACCTGATTACAGCCAAGATAACCAAAGTGAAGGTGGACCAAATCATCAACGATCTGCTGACCTATCCAAATGGAGATGGACAGTCGGCAATTTTATTACATCCCTCACAGTCTGGACAGGCTCTGGAGTGCGTTTCCCAACTGAGGCGAGCCATCTCCATACTCTTCAGTTTCGTTCGAAGACCAAGTCCCAATGCG AACTTCGACAAGGACCTCAAGGAATGGCTGCGCAAGCTGATTGCTCTGCAACTTTTGCTGGCCACCAAGGAGGATCACTGGTTCCTGCTGTTCAACATCCTGCGCTGCCCCAATGGCGTTGGCTCCTGGGCCGCACAATTCCTGCAGTTGCCGGGAACGCAAAATGTGGGTCGCGGAGCCCAACAGAACGAGCTGCCACTAGACCTTAACTCTCCCGAACTCAACCACTGTATGGCCGTGCTGCAGATTCTGCTGATGCCGGTGAAGAAGCGAAACGAGTATCTCACGAGTCAGGCCCAAGCACACCGAGAACTTACGGAAGCAGCGGGAGCCACAGATCGCTGGATAGTAGTGGATTCCGATGGCGAGGACTCCCATACACCCGCTGGCGAATGTATAGGACTGAAAGAAAGCGATCTGATCGCACTACTTAACCAGTTGCCTTTCGAGAAGATCTTTAC CTCCGCCATGCGCATTGAGAAGTTCCTGAACGACTATATCCTCGAGCCGGATATGATCACTGCCCAGCAAATGCTCGCCGTAGTTGTCTTCTTTTCCCAACTGGTCAAATCAATGGGCGAGGGATTGCTGACGTACAATAACGAGCGATATAAGCAGCTGGCCAAACGCCTCGGTCGTTTGGTGCGACACACCCTCCAATACGTCTTCGATTACCACGAATTGTTCAT AAACAACAACCTGTGCAAGTCCCCAGACATGTTCGAGCGCATTCAAGTGGAGCTACAAGCTTTGCTAGTTCGCGCCTGTGGCTACATCTACCGCACACGAAACCTGGGCACCTGGCAGTACTTTTCAACTTTGCCCTTTGGCACCTTGGATGCAGAGGTCATCTGGCACTTGTTCTACTACCTAAATGTGGGTTTTCCCACGGACTTGGAAAACGATTTAGTGAGCAATGCGGAGGCTGCCTTTCAGTCGGAGGACTTCTGGCGAAAATTCGATCTGGCGAATGCAGATGTGGCGCCCGAAGATATGTACTACCTTCTGCAGACCTTCTTTGAGATGGCCAACGATCGGAATCGCTCCAAGGATGGGAGCCTTGTCAAGGCCATCTGCCTGCACATCTTCCACATCGGATACATACATAAGACTACGAGGGAGATTTGCTATAAAACAGCGCGTGATATGCTAGCCAACTTAATGGATGAGGATCTGTTAGGATGCCTGCTGGTTCAACTAAAGATGCGATACGGGGAAGTAGACCAAGCTGCGTATCTTTTCAAGGCTCTGCCACTGGAGAACTGGCACCCCAGCATGGATAGCTTCGAGGTGCTCTCGAACTGGCTTCTTCACTTTGACTACCAATCTTCCGAGAGTCATTTAGCTCGCTTGATCATCAGTCACCTAAACTGGGGATTGGATATTGAGGGACGTCTCTTTCTGCCCCACAACATTCATGTGAGGATGGCGCACCTGGTGAATGAGGCCTTGAACAAGTATGCTCCCGAGGTTATTGGAGCCTCCGGCATTTCTGAGAGCGTGCGTCAGGTGTCCTCGCTAATTGATTCCACGCAATCGAGTCGGGAACAGTTCACGAACTGGTGCTGGCGCATGGTTTCTGTACTGCGCCTACACCTGATGGACCAAGGCGTAGAGTCCGTCAAGCGTACGCTTCAACACCCCACGGAACCGCTCCTTTTTATTCCCGAGCTAGAGCGAATGGAAATGATCTTCCAGGGCGTAAATGAGAATCGCCCGCTGGCCCTGTATGTGGGGATGCTGGTCAGCTTACATGGCCACTCTATTCCGATTATCTGCCAGCACGGGTTCAATCTTCTCCAGCAACTACTTTTGGATCACCGTCATGCGGCCACCATTCGGTGTTTGGAACTAATAGTTCCGCTGTTTTTGGAAACACCAGAAACTCTGGCGAACTGTGAAAG ttttcaGAGACTGTTGATCACACTATTAAATGCGGACAGAACTTATTTGAAGCTGGCTAAGGACATGGTGTATGCAAATTCTATTGGCCCTATTCTGGAATTGCTGGACAACATGCTTCATCATCAGATTGTTTCGTATACAAACTATGGCCTATGTTCACCGCTTAATCTTCTCAACATCTGGCTAAACTGTTTTACCACACTGCCAGGCTGGTCCCAGAACTCGAATCTTTTGTATTTGCTTGACAGAATGCTACGTATTTCCTACCAGTTTCCCGACTGTCGTGCCCAAGCTGTTGAATTCTTCTACAATTATTACAAG GACTGCACAGACTGGAAGTCACCCCCTAAGGGATCAGCCTTAAAGGCCTTCTTTGGCGGTCAGTCTCCTTCTCGAATCCCTTTGATTTCGCCTCAAAACTGCTGGCTGAATTTAGTACTacttgagattgagttccgtCTTGTGGACACGCGCATCTTCCCGGAACTTTTGCGTCAAGTTTCAGCTCAGCCTATGGAGGCGGCTCTAAAGAAAACTATCTCCTTGAGCAAAGCAAACGCCTTTCCCGCCAGCCAACTTGTGATATACAAATATGCTCAACTGCTGGCCAGTATGGACAGCAATCACGCTTTGTTTCCCATCGTCTGCCAGAAGTTTTTCGAGCTCTATCTCTGGCGAGTGCCCACTGAAAACGAATCCCTCAACTTCAGTCACAATTTTGGGGTATCCGACAAGTTCTACGAACACAATGTGCCTTTAATGAAGAGTATTAAGTCCCAATTGAAGTCTGCTGAGTCTTACTACTCGGCATTGGCAACCAAAAGTGCTAGTGACGATGCCATGGGCCATTTCTATCGAAGCTGTCGCACGCTTATGCAAAACTGTGCGCTCTGGCTGGAGGATACTCAAATCAATCGCTTTACCAGTGATGCAGAGCATCTGCCGGCACAGTACAATTCTGAGAAGCTGCGCGAGCTGTTAAGTGGTCATGTCAACCATTGGACGGAGTTCCTGTGCCTTCCAGCGCTGCGCAAAGAGCAACGCCATCAGGCTGATCAGTGGGGCCGAAAAGTGATGAGACTGCCCAACCAAAAGGCCCCCAGAACTCCGGTACAACCGAAACCGCGACAGCAACCAGCTCAACATATCAAAAGTCTGTTGAACAGCTATGAAAAGATTGTCGAGAATCCGATTTATGTTCGTGTGGAACCCATTCAGACGCCACCCATCGATGGAAGTATTATGACGCAGCTTAAGAAGCGACTGAACACATTCAACTCGACGGCCAA CAACTACCATTACAAGACGTCCGAGTTGAATTCACTGAACCTCAACTATTTGGAAAGTGTGCCTGCTCTATACCAAATGATTCCTTACGAGGAGACCAGGAGAAAGGAGTGTACTTCCCTGCTCTTTAAGCGGAACTGTACTGCTCCTGCCAAAATCACACTTACACCGGAGCATATACGAATCAACGAGGTTATATCACGTAAACAAACGCAGAACCGAGAACGCCATGACAAAATTGTTGAGGATCTGCTGTTGGCCATGAATGTGGATGCCTTTGCCCAAGCCATCGAGGAGTTCGGCGTCTGCATTGGCGCAATTTTGGTAGCCCCAATGGAATCAAGAGTCACACAGATTGGAGTGCAGGTGTTCTATCACCTAGTGGAGAACCTTGACGAGGTCACAATGAAATTTCAGGCAACACACGACCTGTACTTTCAAGTGCTAGAAAAGCTTGGG GTTTTCTTGCAAGCAGATCAGGCTGCCCAGGGATTGGTTGTGCTTCGTCTGGCTCTTAAGCGACCCGATCTCTTGGAACTGCTAGCCGGTGTATTCGTGCCCAGCCGCACTGATGTGGAGCACTTCTTGCCCATGTACCAGTTTCTCATCGATTCCCACCTAAAGCGGTGCGACACACAGACACTGTTTGTGCTATTCTCCAAGTTTGACCTTTTGGGATGGATGGAGGCCTATCAGCCAAAGCTGAGCGAGATCAACCGTCTGCTAATGCTAGTACTTCAGGGACTAGAAGCCTGGTCTCAGCCGGATAGCAATCTTCTCCAGGATCAGTTCCGCAGGCATCTAGTGCACATCTTTGGCTACGATTTCCCCCAGCACTACGGCGAGGTGATGCAGCTGGTTCTAGACCGCACATCGGACCAGAAGCTGATGCCAGTGGTGCTTTTGGACCTGTTGAACGCTTTGTTTGTCCGAGCCAACTGTCCAGAGTTGACTTTGGAGCCAAACGAAGTGCGGTTGCACGAAATCGCCCTGGATTTTGCCCGAAGACAAAAGCTATTCACGCTCAAAGCGGCAACGGACACTCTTTTGCTCTTGTcccgacacttccagaaggaACGACTCCATCACGGCCTGCACGGGTTGTATCCCAAACACAAGGATTACTGCCAGCCCTTGGTCTTGTGGTTCACCTGTTTCGGTCATACGCTCCTGGCCTCGGCCATTTGCACCTACCAAGAACTTCTAGCTGATCAGA TCAGCGACATTGTGTTCGGATCCATTGTGGAGACGTACGGCCCTTGGCTAATCCCCTACACAGAAGAGACGGTCAGCGGCGTGGCCCACTGGATTCGACAGCTGACTCCCGGCCAGAGCAAAGTGCTCCTGCCGTGGAGCGAACAGCATGTAAGCAGCAGCAAGCTCATGATCCGTTCCTTTGTGGCCACTGTACTGGAAGTGCTGCAGTATCTGCCGTCGTCGAACAAGATCCTGGAGCACGTATTCGCTTGGTATGTGCACCACTTCGCCCAGCCCAACATATCGGGCCACGTGCTAGCTCCCATTCATGAGGGATTGGCACAGTTGCCCTGGGAACGTTTCCTACCGCCGGCACAGCACATAGAGTTGCTGTACGACAGCCTGCAGAGATTTCTGCCGGAATCACACGCCATGCTGGGTCACATATTTATTCGGATTGACTGGGACAACTGGTTCGCCCAGATGCCACAGCCGGTTCCCATTCTCTCTCGACTTTTCGGAATCTTTGTGAAAATCGCCTTCGAACCGAATATCCATATTCATCCCAATACGAGCAAAATTCTTGAGGAAGCAATTCGGTATCCGTGGCACCTGGTGGAATACAGTGAGCTGGAGCAACTGCTCAAGTGGTTCGTGGCCAGCGTGGAGCCAGCCATTGCCCTAAAGCTCCCAGCAGAGAGCAATTATGCGGATAGGGCTGTCTTGGA ACTCCTTCGCTTGGCTTGTGCCATGTTGCCGGAACGTTCAGCCCAGGATGCTGTTGTCCTGGATACAGCCAAACGCATGCTCTACACCCGCTCAATGGTCCGCATGCAAAGAGCCTGCGGAGCCAAGCACAAGAAGCTTCTAGCCACAAAGGAGGGAGAGCGTGCCTTCACTGACGCCTTTCTAGAGCTGTTGAATAGCATCGATCGAGCCATCAGCAGCTGCAGCGAGCATCGAACGCCGGAGGAGCAGCGCAGGGAAGCGCTTAACTTGATGCTGGAGCTGGTGGCGCCCACCCAAACGCAGAGCCAGGAAGTTTCCAA CATACACATTAAGGCTCTCGTTTGGTGGCAACAGCGATGTGCGCCAGGCAACCTGGTCATGTGCTCCACTCTACCCGCCATCGGCCACCTGAACACCTACATCGCCAGCATTTATTCTCTACTGGAAGCCAGCATAGAAAACTACTTCCGCACCTCGTCAGACAGTGCTCCCTGGCATGCACCCAGCTGGCAAGGCTTGATGGAGGCGCTGAGCATGTCGCTACCGAAACTGGACCTTATGCCCATAATGCAGGGTAGCTACTTTTTCTCACTGCACGTGTTCGTGGTCTACAAGATGGAAGAGATCGCTACGGATGGGGACAAGGTGACCTTTTTGCAGGACCTCAGCCAGCTGTTGGAGAACTTGAAAACCAGTCCACATACGGAACCACAGATGGCCCTTGTCTGGGGCGTGATCATTGCGCGAGGCTGCCAAATCGCACAGAGCAACCAGCTGGTGAAAAAGCCACTTCACATGCTGGCCAGGCACCTGCAGATTGCGTCAACAAAAGCCGAAGGCTGGGGCGATGGTCTACTGGGCGTGATCGGTCTAAAATCGGAGGTTATTACTAACAG GCGAAAAGTGTTGACCCGTTGCCTAGCCTGTGTCATCTTCTCACTGTTTCCGGCCAACCGGGACCTCCGTTTGCCATCAGAGGAGTACGAAAGCGCACTTCGTGAGCTATCTATGCTCCTGGCCAACAAGAAGTTCACGGACATCAAGCCCCTGATCGTCCGGGCCGTCAGCCTGCTAAAAGAAAACACTTTTCCCGATATCCGGGCCGTGCCTCATATGGTCTGCCGACTAATCAGCATCTTCTATGAGCAGAGCTACCTGACAACCATTCCAGAGGTCTGGGACTTTGAATTCAAGTTGATTGCTACGTAG